The following proteins are co-located in the bacterium genome:
- a CDS encoding aminotransferase class I/II-fold pyridoxal phosphate-dependent enzyme, with the protein KQFPAVDLAAAYALDHVSNKETFDIYTCRRNILIDGLQRIGFDIQKPKATFYVWLKNPKGLSSMDFSKILLEQASVLAIPGVGYGSQGEGYVRMSLTVSGDKNGERLEEAVNRIEALKLM; encoded by the coding sequence AAGCAGTTTCCAGCGGTTGATCTGGCCGCCGCCTATGCGCTCGATCATGTTTCTAATAAAGAAACTTTCGACATTTATACTTGCCGAAGAAATATCCTAATCGATGGCCTTCAGCGCATCGGTTTCGATATTCAAAAGCCTAAGGCAACTTTCTATGTATGGCTGAAAAACCCGAAGGGCCTAAGTTCGATGGATTTCTCCAAGATACTTTTGGAGCAAGCAAGTGTATTGGCTATCCCTGGTGTTGGCTACGGCTCCCAGGGCGAAGGCTATGTTAGAATGAGCCTAACCGTCTCCGGCGACAAAAACGGCGAACGCCTAGAGGAAGCGGTAAATAGGATCGAAGCACTGAAGTTAATGTAG